From the genome of Actinacidiphila yeochonensis CN732, one region includes:
- a CDS encoding glycosyltransferase has product MSVSTARPKVSVIIPTYNRSGMIRLMLDQLLRQTLPVDEFEVVIADDGSSDDTEQVVRSYADRLNIGYYFQEDEGFRVAKVRNGAARLASAPLLLMIDAGAIPGPDLLRRHLASHEEQPGRAVVGYAWGYDPVADPIPGLAEALAELPPEQAVEKFRDDPSFRDTRHEQFEQDGFDLARTPLAWRLFYTLNCSVSAEDFWAVGGLNEEYVQWGTEDQEFGLRLERHGLTMYLDQEAWVVEWPHERDFTSQWPLYLENVDMFHRQFPEPAVEMGRTLAHQDRYWHWRDLWLEYEDWTERARGLDVSGQLAEAAGRFGKDTRIAVFGCGGELPAGLNAAAVVDFDRELLDRAAAGGADGGPAAFHAIGLRTLLPEQSVDVVLITSRLAGLWPSWGEVILDEARRIGASAEVLDPAMGGE; this is encoded by the coding sequence ATGTCAGTCAGCACCGCCCGCCCCAAGGTGTCGGTGATCATCCCCACCTACAACCGCTCCGGCATGATCCGCCTGATGCTGGACCAGTTGCTGCGCCAGACCCTGCCGGTCGACGAGTTCGAGGTCGTCATCGCCGACGACGGCTCCTCGGACGACACCGAGCAGGTGGTCCGCTCGTACGCGGACCGGCTGAACATCGGCTACTACTTCCAGGAGGACGAGGGCTTCCGGGTCGCCAAGGTGCGCAACGGCGCCGCCCGGCTCGCCTCCGCCCCGCTGCTGCTGATGATCGACGCCGGCGCCATCCCCGGTCCGGACCTGCTGCGCCGTCACCTGGCCTCGCACGAGGAGCAGCCGGGCCGGGCCGTGGTCGGCTACGCCTGGGGCTACGACCCGGTGGCGGACCCGATCCCCGGCCTGGCCGAGGCGCTCGCCGAGCTCCCGCCGGAGCAGGCGGTGGAGAAGTTCCGCGACGACCCCTCCTTCCGGGACACCCGGCACGAGCAGTTCGAGCAGGACGGCTTCGACCTCGCCCGCACCCCGCTGGCCTGGCGCCTGTTCTACACGCTCAACTGCTCGGTCTCGGCCGAGGACTTCTGGGCGGTCGGCGGACTCAACGAGGAGTACGTCCAGTGGGGGACCGAGGACCAGGAGTTCGGGCTGCGCCTGGAGCGGCACGGCCTGACGATGTACCTCGACCAGGAGGCGTGGGTCGTCGAGTGGCCGCATGAGCGCGACTTCACCTCGCAGTGGCCGCTCTACCTGGAGAACGTCGACATGTTCCACCGCCAGTTCCCCGAGCCGGCGGTCGAGATGGGCCGGACGCTCGCGCACCAGGACCGGTACTGGCACTGGCGCGACCTCTGGCTGGAGTACGAGGACTGGACCGAGCGGGCCCGTGGGCTCGACGTGTCCGGCCAGCTCGCCGAGGCGGCCGGGCGGTTCGGCAAGGACACCCGGATCGCGGTCTTCGGCTGCGGCGGGGAACTCCCGGCCGGCCTGAACGCGGCCGCGGTGGTGGACTTCGACCGCGAACTGCTCGACCGGGCGGCCGCGGGCGGTGCGGACGGCGGACCGGCCGCGTTCCACGCCATCGGCCTCCGGACCCTGCTGCCGGAGCAGAGCGTCGACGTCGTGCTGATCACCTCGCGCCTGGCCGGGTTGTGGCCCAGCTGGGGTGAGGTGATCCTCGACGAGGCACGGCGGATCGGCGCCTCGGCAGAGGTCCTCGACCCGGCAATGGGCGGGGAGTGA
- a CDS encoding MFS transporter → MAISDEAGTAAGSGTGSEAGTATGSGAGSSTGSRTGTGAEAGNGTGTGRSTAGAEDAPRAAARARWAVTAVFFLNGMIISAWIARVPSFQANHHYGDGELGVILTSFGVAAIIAMQFVGALVGRLGSAVVIRLMLLGAPVLLACVGLSRNAGELAASLLLLGASHGTCDVAMSAHAVAVERTLKRPVMNGCHAAWGISAVLSSLIGAGSTHAGVSPGVQFSVMGAVLLLAAVPVTARLLPASTDRDTAAPDRPKSERVRTSWRDGWRGPVLVFGALGAILMVCEGAVNSWSGVFLHHDLGATLAAASLGYTAYVACQSVGRLVGDRLNRRFAAVVLFRTSAVIGLLGLAVAILVPFRAAAIAGFGILGIGAALPLPMLFSAAGHAGGEGPGAAVFVSRFTTFTYGGVLLGPAVVGWCAEAFTLHWTLAALIPLMALVAFNARIVARPEEDRGLAA, encoded by the coding sequence GTGGCAATCTCCGACGAGGCCGGTACCGCGGCCGGAAGCGGTACCGGAAGTGAGGCCGGTACCGCGACCGGAAGCGGTGCCGGGAGCAGTACCGGAAGCAGGACCGGGACCGGCGCCGAGGCCGGAAACGGTACCGGGACGGGCCGTTCGACGGCCGGTGCCGAGGACGCCCCGCGCGCCGCCGCGCGGGCCCGGTGGGCGGTCACCGCCGTCTTCTTCCTCAACGGCATGATCATCTCCGCCTGGATCGCCAGGGTCCCCTCGTTCCAGGCGAACCACCACTACGGCGACGGCGAACTCGGCGTGATCCTCACGTCGTTCGGCGTCGCCGCCATCATCGCGATGCAGTTCGTCGGGGCGCTGGTCGGACGGCTGGGCAGCGCCGTGGTCATCCGGCTGATGCTGCTGGGCGCGCCGGTGCTGCTGGCCTGCGTGGGCCTGTCCCGCAACGCGGGCGAGCTGGCCGCCTCGCTGCTGCTGCTCGGTGCCTCGCACGGCACGTGCGACGTGGCGATGAGCGCGCACGCGGTGGCGGTGGAGCGGACGCTCAAGCGGCCGGTGATGAACGGCTGCCACGCGGCCTGGGGCATCAGCGCGGTGCTCTCCTCGCTGATCGGCGCCGGGTCCACGCACGCCGGTGTCTCTCCCGGCGTGCAGTTCTCGGTGATGGGCGCGGTGCTGCTGCTCGCCGCGGTCCCGGTGACCGCCCGGCTGCTGCCGGCGTCCACCGACCGCGACACCGCCGCCCCGGACCGGCCGAAGTCCGAGCGTGTCAGGACGAGTTGGCGCGACGGTTGGCGCGGCCCGGTGCTGGTCTTCGGAGCGCTCGGCGCGATCCTGATGGTCTGCGAGGGCGCGGTGAACAGCTGGAGCGGGGTCTTCCTGCACCACGACCTGGGCGCCACCCTCGCGGCGGCGTCCCTGGGGTACACCGCCTACGTCGCCTGCCAGTCCGTGGGCCGGCTCGTGGGCGACCGGCTCAACCGCAGGTTCGCGGCCGTCGTGCTCTTCCGGACCAGCGCGGTCATCGGCCTGCTCGGCCTGGCCGTCGCGATCCTCGTGCCGTTCCGCGCGGCGGCGATCGCCGGCTTCGGCATCCTCGGGATCGGTGCCGCGCTGCCGCTGCCCATGCTCTTCAGCGCCGCCGGCCATGCCGGCGGCGAGGGCCCGGGAGCGGCCGTGTTCGTCTCCCGCTTCACCACGTTCACCTACGGCGGCGTGCTGCTCGGCCCCGCCGTGGTGGGCTGGTGCGCGGAGGCGTTCACGCTCCACTGGACGCTGGCGGCGCTCATCCCGCTGATGGCGCTGGTCGCCTTCAACGCGCGGATCGTGGCCCGTCCCGAGGAGGACCGCGGACTCGCCGCGTGA
- a CDS encoding acyl-CoA dehydrogenase family protein: MHTTAKPTSTELAARAAGLVPVLREHADWSERNRRLSDEAVEALKDAGVLRMRVPARFGGYESSASDLLDVGIELGRGDGAVAFTVAVWWITSWNVGLFSDEAQDEVFADPDARISGTLVIGGTAEQRPGGIRVNGRWSFNSGAAHSTWKLLSVLAPTADGDPEPVMAVVPMRELRMIDDWEVAGLRGTGSVTVAAEDVFVPAARCLSIPAFTRGEYASKLNAGLPMFHTPLVGAVAASTTGKIIGMARAGAEDFFERVQRRPITNTTYERQADAPITHLQAGEAMLQIDEAEGHARRLAALIDGKAGSGAEWTLRERAYVRAVAGRVPRLGADAADLLAGASGASSLYTDQLIQRVRRNLQAVTVHSLHLPTATAELYGRVLCGLEPNTFFI; encoded by the coding sequence ATGCATACGACGGCGAAGCCCACTTCCACGGAGCTGGCCGCGCGCGCCGCGGGCCTGGTGCCGGTGCTGCGCGAGCACGCCGACTGGTCCGAGCGCAACCGGCGGTTGAGCGACGAGGCCGTGGAGGCGCTGAAGGACGCGGGCGTCCTGCGGATGCGGGTCCCCGCGCGCTTCGGCGGCTACGAGAGCAGCGCGTCCGACCTGCTGGACGTGGGCATCGAACTCGGGCGCGGTGACGGGGCCGTGGCGTTCACCGTGGCGGTCTGGTGGATCACCTCGTGGAACGTGGGGCTGTTCTCCGACGAGGCCCAGGACGAGGTCTTCGCCGACCCCGACGCGCGGATCAGCGGCACCCTGGTGATCGGCGGCACCGCGGAGCAGCGGCCGGGCGGCATCCGCGTCAACGGCCGCTGGAGCTTCAACTCCGGTGCGGCGCACAGCACCTGGAAGCTGCTGTCGGTGCTGGCGCCCACCGCGGACGGCGACCCCGAGCCGGTGATGGCGGTCGTGCCGATGCGCGAACTGCGCATGATCGACGACTGGGAGGTCGCGGGACTGCGCGGCACCGGCAGCGTCACGGTCGCGGCAGAGGACGTGTTCGTTCCCGCCGCGCGGTGCCTGAGCATCCCCGCCTTCACCCGCGGGGAGTACGCCTCGAAGCTCAACGCGGGGCTGCCGATGTTCCACACGCCGCTGGTCGGCGCCGTGGCCGCGTCCACCACCGGCAAGATCATCGGCATGGCTCGGGCGGGCGCGGAGGACTTCTTCGAGCGCGTCCAGCGGCGTCCGATCACCAACACGACCTACGAGCGGCAGGCCGACGCCCCGATCACCCATCTGCAGGCGGGCGAGGCGATGCTCCAGATCGACGAGGCGGAGGGCCACGCACGGCGGCTGGCCGCCCTCATCGACGGCAAGGCCGGGTCCGGTGCGGAGTGGACGCTGCGGGAGCGCGCCTACGTCCGGGCGGTCGCCGGCCGCGTACCGCGACTGGGTGCCGACGCGGCGGACCTGCTCGCCGGCGCCTCCGGGGCGTCGTCCCTCTACACCGACCAGCTCATCCAGCGCGTCCGCCGCAACCTCCAGGCGGTCACGGTCCACTCACTGCACCTGCCGACGGCCACGGCGGAGCTCTACGGACGGGTGCTGTGCGGACTCGAACCGAACACCTTCTTCATCTGA
- a CDS encoding SDR family NAD(P)-dependent oxidoreductase, with amino-acid sequence MDQLTGSRALVVGASRGLGRGVTEAFLAAGAEVVALSRDVGPLGELASVQPRLRLERGDAADPVLAGSLLDRYRPDVLAILAGASPLLRPITRQTWETFSTSWDVDVRIAFTWVRESLLLPLEPGSRVIVTSSGAALRGSPLSGGYAGAKSAVRFLAEYAAQEADRDGLGITVSSVLPQLTPATGLGRAAVDAYARRAGVSVEEFVDGMGPTLTPEAAGAAFLSLAVAGPEQAGAHLLTGAGLRPLD; translated from the coding sequence ATGGATCAGCTCACCGGAAGCCGCGCCCTGGTCGTCGGCGCGAGCCGCGGTCTCGGCCGCGGCGTCACCGAGGCGTTCCTCGCCGCTGGCGCGGAGGTGGTGGCCCTCTCCCGCGACGTCGGCCCGCTCGGCGAACTCGCCTCCGTGCAGCCGCGGCTGCGCCTCGAACGGGGTGACGCGGCCGACCCCGTGCTGGCCGGCTCGTTGCTCGACCGGTACCGCCCGGACGTGCTCGCGATCCTCGCGGGCGCCTCACCGCTGCTGCGCCCGATCACCCGGCAGACCTGGGAGACCTTCTCGACCTCCTGGGACGTCGACGTCCGTATCGCCTTCACCTGGGTGCGCGAGTCGCTGCTGCTGCCGCTGGAGCCGGGCAGCCGGGTGATCGTGACCAGCAGCGGCGCGGCGCTGCGCGGCTCCCCGCTCAGCGGCGGGTACGCGGGCGCCAAGTCGGCCGTGCGGTTCCTGGCCGAGTACGCCGCGCAGGAGGCGGACCGCGACGGCCTCGGGATCACCGTCTCGTCCGTGCTGCCGCAGCTGACCCCGGCGACGGGGCTCGGGCGCGCGGCGGTGGACGCCTACGCGCGCCGCGCCGGTGTCAGCGTCGAGGAGTTCGTCGACGGCATGGGGCCGACGCTCACCCCCGAGGCCGCCGGAGCCGCGTTCCTGAGTCTGGCCGTGGCCGGACCGGAGCAGGCCGGCGCCCACCTGCTCACGGGCGCCGGTCTGCGCCCGCTGGACTGA
- a CDS encoding helix-turn-helix transcriptional regulator has translation MSSASWSAYADTRPGALVQDAVRRAIETMWKHYGEPVSLSDLADAAILSRFYFSRVFRQVTGTSPGRFLSAVRLHQAKELLRESELSVTGISYQVGYNSPGTFTSRFTRSVGLSPTRYRDHARLADSGSLPRPPRPGPHGGTVVGTVLRAGVVPLRNVYVGAFTSSVPEGRPVAWDVLGPGRRRFQLHGVPDGTWHIRVAGLDGSPPEYGTERRMLVGTGPAVTVQTRGAIEVDITLRPSGVFDLPVLFALPELDCRDQRLMAGAC, from the coding sequence GTGTCCTCCGCGTCCTGGTCCGCGTACGCCGACACCCGCCCTGGAGCCCTCGTGCAAGACGCCGTGCGCCGTGCGATCGAGACGATGTGGAAGCACTACGGTGAGCCGGTCTCGCTGTCCGACCTCGCCGACGCGGCGATCCTCAGCCGCTTCTACTTCTCCCGCGTGTTCCGCCAGGTGACCGGCACGTCCCCGGGCCGGTTCCTGTCCGCGGTCCGGCTGCACCAGGCCAAGGAACTGCTGCGGGAGAGCGAGCTGAGCGTCACGGGCATCTCGTACCAGGTGGGGTACAACAGCCCGGGAACCTTTACCTCACGGTTCACCCGCAGCGTCGGGCTGTCGCCGACGCGCTACCGCGACCACGCGCGGCTGGCCGACTCCGGCTCGCTGCCGCGGCCGCCGCGGCCCGGCCCGCACGGCGGCACCGTCGTCGGTACGGTGCTGCGGGCCGGCGTCGTCCCGCTGCGCAACGTCTACGTCGGTGCCTTCACCAGTTCGGTCCCCGAGGGGAGGCCGGTCGCCTGGGACGTGCTCGGCCCCGGGCGGCGGCGGTTCCAGTTGCACGGCGTCCCGGACGGCACCTGGCACATCCGGGTGGCCGGCCTGGACGGCTCACCCCCGGAGTACGGCACGGAGCGCCGCATGCTCGTCGGTACGGGCCCCGCGGTGACCGTGCAGACCCGGGGGGCCATCGAAGTCGACATCACCCTGCGGCCCAGCGGCGTCTTCGACCTCCCGGTGCTCTTCGCGCTGCCGGAGCTCGACTGCCGCGACCAGCGCCTCATGGCCGGGGCCTGCTGA
- a CDS encoding aldo/keto reductase family protein produces the protein MEYRFVGRSGLMISEIAYGNWITHGSQIEADTARACVRAALDAGITTFDTADMYADGRAESVLGEALRGERREGVEILTKVYFPTGPGRNDRGLSRKHVLESIDSSLRRLGTDYVDIYQAHRFDRFTPLEETMEAFADVVRAGKALYVGVSEWTAGQIHAAAGLARELRVPLISSQPQYNAIWRVPEAEVVPAATEEGLGQIVWSPMAQGVLTGKYRPGAQRPDGSRGADPANDMFMGHLLGNEILERVRLLGPLAAEAGLTPGQLAIAWVLRNPAVSAAIVGASRPEQVAENAAASGVKLDEELARRIDEALEPVIVRDPALTDSHEQRP, from the coding sequence ATGGAGTATCGCTTCGTCGGCCGCAGCGGCCTGATGATCAGTGAGATAGCTTACGGAAACTGGATCACCCACGGTTCCCAGATCGAGGCCGACACCGCGCGTGCCTGCGTGCGCGCGGCGCTCGACGCCGGCATCACCACCTTCGACACCGCCGACATGTACGCCGACGGCCGTGCCGAGTCCGTGCTCGGCGAGGCGCTGCGCGGCGAGCGGCGCGAGGGCGTCGAGATCCTCACCAAGGTCTACTTCCCCACCGGCCCGGGCCGCAACGACCGCGGCCTGTCCCGCAAGCACGTGCTCGAGTCGATCGACAGCTCGCTCCGGCGGCTGGGGACCGACTACGTCGACATCTACCAGGCCCACCGCTTCGACCGGTTCACCCCCCTTGAGGAGACCATGGAGGCGTTCGCCGACGTGGTCCGCGCGGGCAAGGCGCTGTACGTCGGGGTGTCGGAGTGGACGGCCGGGCAGATCCACGCCGCCGCCGGCCTGGCCCGCGAGCTGCGCGTCCCGCTGATCTCCTCGCAGCCGCAGTACAACGCGATCTGGCGGGTGCCCGAGGCCGAGGTGGTGCCGGCCGCGACCGAGGAGGGGCTCGGCCAGATCGTCTGGTCGCCGATGGCCCAGGGCGTGCTCACCGGCAAGTACCGGCCGGGGGCGCAGCGCCCGGACGGCAGCCGCGGAGCGGACCCGGCGAACGACATGTTCATGGGGCACCTGCTCGGGAACGAGATCCTGGAGCGGGTGCGGCTGCTCGGGCCGCTGGCGGCGGAGGCGGGCCTCACCCCGGGCCAGCTGGCGATCGCCTGGGTGCTGCGGAACCCGGCCGTGTCCGCGGCGATCGTCGGCGCCTCCCGTCCCGAGCAGGTCGCCGAGAACGCCGCGGCCTCGGGCGTGAAGCTGGACGAGGAGCTGGCGCGCCGGATCGACGAGGCCCTGGAGCCCGTGATCGTGCGGGATCCGGCGCTGACGGACAGCCATGAGCAGCGCCCGTAG
- a CDS encoding cytochrome P450 family protein has protein sequence MGKCPIVLDRLGKDIHAEARTLRAQGPVTRVELPGGYLGWSVTDYAVAKQMLVDPRFPKNAKKYWTPLVNGEVSMDWEMITWVMMENINTRDGEEHDRLRRLIGHAFTPRRVETSRPLIEKIVGYLLDDLEAAEPGEPVDLKGRFTYALPAWVICDMFGVPTEARKRMLQGAVANSKTTITPEQAEANLLQWHEAMTELVATKRANPADDLTSHLIRAREDDDALTDDELLGTLHVMLGAGSETLGNVMAHAIVDLLANPDQLELVRSGKAEWEAAFAETARKDSAVAQLPFRYAAEDVEIGGVRIEKGDLVMIAFAGIGRDPKVHGATADDYDILREDKTNLSFGYGPHACLGRSLATLQAMVALPALFERFPDMRLATAPEDIPPQGTFIMNGYDTLPVFLH, from the coding sequence ATGGGTAAGTGCCCGATCGTCCTCGACCGTCTGGGCAAGGACATCCACGCCGAGGCGCGCACGCTGCGTGCGCAGGGGCCGGTGACCCGCGTCGAACTGCCGGGAGGCTATCTCGGCTGGTCGGTGACCGACTACGCCGTCGCCAAGCAGATGCTTGTCGACCCGCGTTTCCCCAAGAACGCCAAGAAGTACTGGACCCCGCTGGTCAACGGCGAGGTGTCGATGGACTGGGAGATGATCACCTGGGTGATGATGGAGAACATCAACACCCGGGACGGTGAGGAGCACGACCGGCTGCGCCGGCTGATCGGGCACGCCTTCACGCCCCGCCGGGTGGAGACGTCCCGTCCGCTCATCGAGAAGATCGTCGGGTACCTGCTCGACGACCTGGAGGCCGCTGAGCCCGGTGAGCCGGTCGACCTCAAGGGCCGGTTCACCTACGCGCTTCCCGCCTGGGTGATCTGCGACATGTTCGGCGTCCCGACCGAGGCGCGCAAGCGGATGCTGCAGGGCGCCGTGGCCAACAGCAAGACGACCATCACGCCGGAGCAGGCGGAGGCGAACCTGCTCCAGTGGCACGAGGCCATGACCGAACTCGTCGCCACCAAGCGCGCCAACCCCGCGGACGACCTCACCAGCCACCTCATCAGGGCGCGTGAGGACGACGACGCCCTGACCGACGACGAGCTTCTTGGTACACTGCACGTCATGCTGGGTGCAGGCTCCGAGACGCTCGGCAACGTCATGGCGCACGCCATCGTCGACCTGCTCGCCAACCCCGACCAGCTCGAACTGGTGCGCAGCGGGAAGGCCGAGTGGGAGGCGGCGTTCGCCGAGACGGCGCGCAAGGACTCCGCGGTCGCCCAACTGCCCTTCCGGTACGCGGCCGAGGACGTCGAGATCGGCGGTGTGCGGATAGAGAAGGGCGACCTCGTGATGATCGCCTTCGCGGGCATCGGGCGTGACCCGAAGGTCCACGGCGCGACCGCGGACGACTACGACATCCTGCGCGAGGACAAGACCAACCTGTCCTTCGGGTACGGACCGCACGCCTGCCTCGGCCGTTCGCTGGCCACGCTGCAGGCGATGGTCGCCCTCCCGGCGCTCTTCGAGCGGTTCCCCGACATGAGGCTCGCCACCGCGCCCGAGGACATCCCGCCGCAGGGCACCTTCATCATGAACGGCTACGACACTCTCCCGGTCTTCCTGCACTGA
- a CDS encoding DUF899 domain-containing protein, which produces MAPKVVSSEEWLAARRRLHSQEQAEFAARQAVNSARQQLPMREIDQGYVFEGPDGKVSLLDLFEGKRQLITYHFMYDPQWDEGCKQCSFIADNIGDLSHLKALDTSLVLVSRAPYDRIAPFKERMGWTVPWVSSHGTRFNYDFHVTLDEAVAPVEYDYMDKAALEQDGRWFTEGEAGGMSVFWREDDDTVYHTYSAYAEGIDVLHGTLLYADMTPLGRRDDLGRSWLRHHDRYAPAEV; this is translated from the coding sequence ATGGCACCGAAGGTAGTTTCGTCCGAGGAGTGGCTCGCCGCCCGCCGCCGGCTGCACAGCCAGGAGCAGGCGGAGTTCGCCGCCCGGCAGGCCGTGAACTCCGCCCGCCAGCAGCTGCCGATGCGCGAGATCGACCAGGGCTACGTCTTCGAGGGGCCGGACGGCAAGGTCTCGCTGCTGGACCTGTTCGAGGGCAAGCGGCAGCTGATCACCTACCACTTCATGTACGACCCCCAGTGGGACGAGGGCTGCAAGCAGTGCTCGTTCATCGCCGACAACATCGGTGACCTGTCCCACCTGAAGGCCCTGGACACCTCGCTCGTGCTGGTCTCGCGCGCTCCGTACGACAGGATCGCGCCGTTCAAGGAGCGCATGGGCTGGACGGTGCCGTGGGTCTCGTCCCACGGCACCCGGTTCAACTACGACTTCCACGTCACGCTGGACGAGGCCGTGGCGCCCGTCGAGTACGACTACATGGACAAGGCGGCGCTGGAGCAGGACGGCCGCTGGTTCACCGAGGGCGAGGCCGGCGGCATGAGCGTCTTCTGGCGCGAGGACGACGACACCGTCTACCACACCTACTCGGCCTACGCGGAGGGGATCGACGTCCTGCACGGCACCCTGCTGTACGCCGACATGACGCCGCTCGGCCGCCGCGACGACCTCGGCCGCTCGTGGCTGCGCCACCACGACCGCTACGCCCCCGCCGAGGTCTGA
- a CDS encoding NAD-dependent epimerase/dehydratase family protein — MSDTPAPNGAESVLVIGSAGYLGRYVARSFAEAGYRVTGLQRPGGRPVDPRYQAVPGDLADPASLRAAAEGFDLVVHAGRIEGEVEREGVEAILASGTRLIHTSGADVLGPGDTFEDTVPKPPSCVAWRAPVEQVVRAGGGILIRPGLIYGDNGGVVPDQLLPVAAKLGAGLYFERRGVRWPAVHVADLAELYPLVARKAAPGTAWNGVTETIAVDELAAVTGAGTSVCWQSIDNPPAEIADIVELYVMDHDVSSEKTRREMGWRPRYLDAIGYLREECAAALPLLGR, encoded by the coding sequence ATGTCTGACACCCCAGCACCGAACGGCGCCGAGAGCGTCCTCGTCATCGGCTCCGCCGGATACCTCGGCCGCTACGTCGCCCGCAGCTTCGCCGAGGCCGGGTACCGCGTCACCGGCCTGCAACGCCCCGGCGGGCGGCCGGTCGACCCCCGCTACCAGGCGGTACCCGGCGATCTGGCGGACCCGGCCTCGCTGCGCGCCGCCGCGGAGGGCTTCGACCTGGTCGTGCACGCCGGCCGGATCGAGGGCGAGGTGGAGCGCGAGGGCGTCGAGGCGATCCTCGCCTCCGGCACCCGGCTCATCCACACCTCCGGCGCCGACGTGCTCGGCCCCGGCGACACCTTCGAGGACACCGTTCCGAAGCCGCCGAGCTGCGTGGCCTGGCGCGCGCCGGTCGAGCAGGTGGTGCGCGCGGGCGGCGGGATACTGATCCGGCCCGGCCTGATCTACGGTGACAACGGCGGCGTCGTGCCGGACCAGTTGCTGCCGGTGGCCGCCAAGCTGGGCGCCGGACTGTACTTCGAACGGCGCGGCGTGCGCTGGCCCGCGGTGCACGTGGCCGACCTCGCCGAGCTCTACCCGCTGGTGGCGCGGAAGGCCGCGCCGGGTACCGCGTGGAACGGCGTCACGGAGACCATCGCCGTCGACGAGCTCGCCGCCGTCACCGGCGCCGGCACGTCGGTGTGCTGGCAGTCGATCGACAACCCGCCCGCGGAGATCGCGGACATCGTCGAGCTGTACGTGATGGACCACGACGTGAGCTCGGAGAAGACGCGCCGCGAGATGGGGTGGCGCCCCCGGTACCTGGACGCCATCGGGTACCTGCGCGAGGAGTGCGCCGCGGCGCTGCCGCTGCTCGGCCGCTGA
- a CDS encoding lysophospholipid acyltransferase family protein, which produces MSRSVLKAVLLVLMRVLYRPVVEGLEHIPADGPVIVAGNHVTFVDSLFLSLVVKRQVYFIGKDEYVTGRGFKGRLMAWFFTTCGMIPVDRDGGRGGVAALMTGSRVLEEGKIFGIYPEGTRSPDGRLYRGRTGIARLAMMTGAPVVPFAVIGTDKVQPGGRGMPRIAPVSLRFGPALDFSRYEGMDRDRYVLRAVTDEVMSHVMHLGGQEYVDVYATKAKAA; this is translated from the coding sequence ATGTCCCGCAGTGTGCTCAAGGCGGTCCTCCTGGTCCTGATGCGCGTGCTGTACCGCCCCGTGGTGGAGGGGCTGGAGCACATCCCGGCGGACGGTCCGGTGATCGTGGCCGGCAACCACGTCACCTTCGTCGACTCGCTGTTCCTGTCGCTCGTGGTGAAGCGCCAGGTGTACTTCATCGGCAAGGACGAGTACGTCACCGGCCGCGGCTTCAAGGGGCGGCTGATGGCGTGGTTCTTCACCACCTGCGGCATGATCCCGGTGGACCGGGACGGCGGCCGCGGCGGCGTGGCGGCGCTGATGACGGGCAGCCGGGTCCTTGAGGAGGGGAAGATCTTCGGGATCTACCCGGAGGGCACCCGCTCCCCCGACGGCCGGCTCTACCGCGGCCGGACCGGCATCGCCCGGCTGGCGATGATGACGGGCGCTCCGGTGGTGCCGTTCGCGGTGATCGGCACCGACAAGGTGCAGCCGGGCGGGCGGGGCATGCCGCGTATCGCTCCGGTCTCCCTGCGGTTCGGCCCGGCGCTGGACTTCTCCCGCTACGAGGGCATGGACCGCGACCGGTACGTGCTGCGGGCGGTCACCGACGAGGTGATGTCCCACGTGATGCACCTGGGCGGCCAGGAGTACGTCGACGTGTACGCCACCAAGGCCAAGGCCGCCTGA
- a CDS encoding GNAT family N-acetyltransferase, giving the protein MGMSVTITAAEHGDAEKILKLQYLCYQGEAELYGDYTIQPLTQTLDELRAELAGATVLVGRLGAEVVGSVRGAVDDSGTARIDKLIVHPRLQRHGLGCRLQAELEMRLAAQAEAKRYRVFTGHRSQVNLRMYRKLGYEQVGAAEPVTRRLSLVHMEKSVQEPRVSFAATA; this is encoded by the coding sequence ATGGGCATGAGCGTGACCATCACAGCGGCCGAGCACGGCGACGCCGAGAAGATCCTCAAACTCCAGTACCTGTGCTACCAGGGCGAGGCCGAGCTCTACGGCGACTACACGATCCAGCCGCTCACCCAGACCCTCGACGAACTGCGGGCCGAACTGGCCGGGGCCACCGTCCTGGTGGGGCGGCTCGGCGCCGAGGTCGTCGGCTCGGTGCGCGGCGCCGTGGACGACAGCGGAACCGCCCGGATCGACAAGCTGATCGTCCACCCCCGGCTCCAACGGCACGGCCTGGGCTGCCGGTTGCAGGCCGAGCTGGAGATGCGGCTGGCCGCGCAGGCCGAGGCCAAGCGGTACCGCGTCTTCACCGGCCACCGCAGCCAGGTGAACCTGCGGATGTACCGCAAGCTGGGCTACGAGCAGGTCGGCGCCGCCGAACCGGTCACCCGCCGGCTGAGCCTGGTGCACATGGAGAAGTCCGTGCAGGAGCCCCGGGTGAGCTTCGCGGCGACCGCCTGA